One window of the Cryptomeria japonica chromosome 7, Sugi_1.0, whole genome shotgun sequence genome contains the following:
- the LOC131075764 gene encoding probable disease resistance protein RPP1, producing MPMSFSVGMLSPKPVQDLKDGRIGMALVPSFASSNPRHPKGKGKEREKITSEVYDVFVNHCRIDVNDVIRSGIYNRLNALGLRVFLDVEEMKLADSFPTSVQEVMRKVSLHIPIISKNYLQSPWCLAELAFMLKTGSKILPVFYDIEPNSLGSVTYAFSHKKKGEYSSRKLQEWQKALHKVSLLSGPRFKTSENDSQSMPKSIEHCVSRVMRKPVSDVVEHPVGLAALVADFEKHIHHKKVNIVGIVGMGGCGKTTLAREIFNRKSSCLLGSSFLHGVRKAAQESGLDVLKKQMLEDLLGLDDVSSFEDTSESERSVAHQLKNRRVLIVLDGIDDVRQLEALLPQKNKLGSGSLIIVTTRNVGILKSYGISSIYTMKALDSSDAKQLFCWNAFSQPHPTEGFEDLVEKLSSANGGHPLSLQVLGESLRGKPKDVWNSRFDMIRDTLLKDAMPIPRILVAKADSLKREHSNLTSDLVWLRWQDCTYPSIPEWVSLENMRILEINGVFDKLWSSHVKQPTQLRELTVLGGIRKFPKAIGKLEQLQKIVVDGYLNTSLEDLPEEFCILKSLEYLTLRWCRALTSLPTNFGKLVNLKHLDLAFNSALKFIPNSFNQLINLEYLDLESCSNLVFLPQFLGKINNLQCLSFKDCRKLKVLPSHVPCQLSLKSLNLAGTSLEEIPSEIGRLINLKVLDLGSLYLTSLPDSICNLSNLETLNLEGCSSLAKTPDILRQMTNLNVQGTYSIKLTGLPEDPTQLAKSEIEIERA from the exons AATGGCATTGGTACCTTCATTCGCTTCAAGCAATCCCCGACATCCCAAGGGAAAGGGTAAAGAGCGCGAAAAAATCACAAGCGAAGTGTACGATGTATTTGTTAACCATTGTAGAATCGATGTCAATGACGTGATCCGGAGTGGCATTTATAATAGACTTAATGCATTGGGACTCCGAGTTTTTCTTGACGTAGAAGAAATGAAACTCGCTGATAGTTTTCCAACATCAGTACAAGAGGTTATGCGTAAAGTTTCTCTTCATATTCCTATTATATCAAAAAATTATCTACAGTCTCCCTGGTGCCTCGCCGAGCTGGCCTTCATGCTCAAAACTGGCAGCAAAATTCTTCCTGTTTTCTATGATATTGAACCTAATAGTCTTGGCAGCGTTACATATGCTTTCTCGCATAAAAAAAAAGGAGAATACTCCTCTCGAAAGCTTCAGGAATGGCAAAAGGCACTCCACAAAGTTTCATTACTTTCTGGTCCCAGATTCAAGACATCGGAGAA TGATTCGCAAAGCATGCCAAAGAGTATTGAACATTGCGTATCGAGAGTGATGAGGAAGCCAGTATCAGACGTAGTCGAGCACCCTGTGGGACTCGCTGCGTTAGTAGCAGACTTTGAAAAGCATATACATCACAAGAAAGTGAATATTGTAGGGATTGTGGGTATGGGGGGCTGTGGGAAAACAACTCTCGCGAGAGAAATCTTCAATAGGAAAAGCTCGTGTTTGCTTGGGTCCAGTTTTCTTCACGGTGTGAGAAAAGCGGCACAAGAAAGTGGCCTCGATGTGTTGAAGAAACAGATGTTGGAGGACCTGCTTGGTCTTGATGATGTTTCAAGCTTCGAGGATACAAGTGAAAGCGAGAGAAGTGTGGCGCATCAGCTTAAAAATCGTCGTGTGCTAATCGTTTTGGATGGCATAGATGATGTGCGCCAACTAGAGGCTCTGCTACCTCAAAAGAATAAACTCGGGTCGGGAAGCCTAATTATAGTCACAACGCGGAACGTGGGCATTCTTAAAAGCTATGGTATTTCCTCCATTTATACGATGAAAGCACTAGATTCCTCAGATGCCAAACAGCTTTTCTGTTGGAATGCTTTCTCCCAACCCCATCCAACGGAAGGATttgaagatctagtggagaagttGTCTAGTGCAAATGGTGGTCATCCTCTATCTCTACAAGTGCTGGGTGAATCACTTCGTGGGAAGCCCAAAGATGTCTGGAACTCTCGCTTCGATATGATTAGGGACACTCTGCTCAAGGATGCGATGCCAATTCCAAGG ATTCTAGTGGCTAAAGCTGATTCCTTGAAAAGAGAACATAGCAACCTCACAAGTGACCTGGTGTGGCTTCGTTGGCAGGATTGTACATATCCAAGCATTCCTGAGTGGGTGTCGCTTGAAAATATGAGAATTTTGGAAATTAATGGGGTCTTTGATAAACTATGGAGTAGTCACGTAAAG CAACCTACGCAGTTAAGAGAACTGACTGTTTTAGGAGGCATCCGAAAGTTTCCAAAAGCCATAGGCAAGTTAGAACAGCTACAAAAGATCGTCGTCGACGGATATCTGAACACCAGCCTGGAGGATTTACCAGAAGAGTTTTGCATTCTGAAATCGTTGGAATATCTTACACTACGGTGGTGTAGGGCACTGACATCACTGCCAACAAATTTCGGGAAATTGGTGAATTTGAAACATTTAGATCTTGCTTTCAACAGCGCGTTGAAGTTCATACCTAATTCTTTTAACCAATTGATCAATCTAGAGTATTTAGATCTTGAAAGTTGCAGCAATCTTGTATTTCTACCTCAATTTTTGGGGAAAATCAACAATCTTCAATGTCTGAGTTttaaagattgtagaaaattgaaaGTCTTGCCCTCTCATGTTCCATGTCAGCTGTCTTTAAAGAGCTTAAATTTGGCTGGAACGAGCCTTGAAGAAATACCCAGCGAAATAGGGAGATTGATAAATTTGAAAGTCCTCGACTTAGGAAGCCTTTATTTGACATCCTTGCCCGATTCCATTTGTAATTTGAGTAATCTGGAGACGCTGAATCTTGAAGGTTGCTCGAGCCTCGCAAAGACACCAGACATTTTGAGACAAATGACTAACTTGAATGTTCAAGGAACATATTCCATAAAGCTCACAGGATTGCCTGAAGACCCGACACAACTGGCTAAGTCAGAAATAGAAATAGAACGCGCTTAA
- the LOC131054399 gene encoding disease resistance protein ADR2-like — translation MPISIEDGESTVSIKAHLDKAIEDFENGTLHPNVNIVGIVGMAGSGKTFLAKELYNRKSLLFSGSSFLLDVNKAAEECGLHKLQKRMLKDLHVDVSTFNNTSKCKRAIAHRLKHHQLFIVLDSIDDVDQLEALLPEKDAGSGSMVIVTTRDVGILKSYGISSIYTMKRLSPAKELFCQHAFSQSCPIKGFEYLVDKLSSACGGLPLSLEVLGGLLHGNCLHWKQILVANGDSLKGEKSKLTKDLVWLRWRDCAYQSIPPSVSIENMRVLKLMGPLIKYGVALESIGQLHELQKIVVDGCLNTSLEALPEEFCHLHSELKILPPSFKQLIKLKYLDLESCSNLVIPPQFLGKITTLQYLNFKDCNRLKVLPSQVPYQLSLKCLNLGGTSLGEVPNEIGRLENLEVLELGSPFPTPLPVSLGNLTRLQKLILNDCTSVTSMPDILGENPNLKVQFNVLSILRTLGVLINIIAAVRITSQSRLKTTRNALKPETCDME, via the exons ATGCCAATTAGTATTGAAGATGGTGAATCGACAGTGTCAATCAAGGCACACTTGGATAAGGCAATAGAGGACTTTGAGAATGGCACCCTTCACCCGAATGTAAATATTGTCGGGATTGTGGGAATGGCGGGCAGTGGGAAAACCTTTCTGGCGAAAGAACTCTACAACAGAAAAAGCTTGCTCTTTTCCGGGTCGAGTTTTCTTCTAGATGTGAATAAAGCCGCAGAAGAATGTGGCCTCCATAAGCTGCAAAAAAGGATGTTGAAAGATTTGCATGTTGATGTTTCGACATTCAACAATACCAGCAAATGCAAGAGAGCTATCGCACATCGTCTTAAGCATCATCAATTGTTTATCGTTTTGGATAGCATAGATGATGTGGACCAACTAGAAGCTTTGCTCCCTGAAAAGGACGCTGGATCAGGCAGCATGGTTATAGTCACAACACGGGATGTGGGCATTCTTAAAAGCTATGGAATTTCTTCCATTTATACGATGAAAAGACTGTCTCCTGCTAAAGAGCTTTTTTGTCAGCATGCTTTCTCACAATCCTGCCCAATCAAAGGATTTGAATATTTAGTCGACAAGTTATCTAGTGCATGTGGTGGTCTGCCTTTATCTCTGGAAGTGCTGGGAGGATTACTTCACGGCAA TTGCCTCCATTGGAAACAGATTCTGGTGGCTAATGGTGATTCTTTAAAAGGTGAAAAAAGCAAGCTCACAAAAGATCTGGTGTGGCTTCGCTGGCGTGATTGTGCATACCAAAGCATACCCCCATCAGTGTCTATAGAAAATATGAGAGTTCTGAAGTTAATGGGTCCTTTAATAAAATATGGG GTAGCATTGGAATCTATAGGGCAGTTGCACGAGCTACAAAAGATAGTGGTGGATGGCTGTCTGAACACAAGCTTGGAAGCTTTACCAGAAGAGTTCTGTCATCTACA TAGCGAGTTGAAGATTTTGCCTCCCTCTTTTAAGCAATTGATAAAGCTCAAGTATTTAGATCTCGAAAGTTGCAGCAATCTGGTGATTCCTCCTCAGTTTTTGGGGAAGATTACTACTTtacaatatttaaattttaaagattgcAATAGACTTAAAGTCTTACCCTCACAAGTTCCATATCAACTATCTCTAAAGTGCCTGAATTTGGGTGGTACAAGTCTTGGAGAAGTACCCAACGAAATAGGGAGATTGGAGAACTTGGAAGTTCTTGAATTGGGAAGCCCTTTCCCGACACCCTTGCCCGTTTCCCTTGGTAATTTGACAAGGCTTCAGAAACTGATTCTTAATGATTGCACAAGCGTCACAAGCATGCCTGATATTTTAGGAGAAAATCCTAACTTGAAGGTTCAA TTCAATGTGCTTTCTATATTGAGAACTCTTGGTGTTTTGATCAACATCATAG CTGCTGTTCGAATTACG TCGCAGTCCCGGCTAAAGACTACAAGAAATGCTTTAAAACCAGAAACCTGCGACATGGAATAA